The genomic stretch CAGGAAGTTCAGTAATTACCAGCTTTTTGTTGATGGAATCTACTTCAATCTTCATTTTGTTCAGATCATAAGAAACCTGTGCATTGGTCTTGGTAAAGGTAATGATACTGTTACTTGAAACTTCTTTACCCATGAATTCATAGCCCATTTTGGTTTTCTGCATACTAGAATTGTTCTGTTCTATCACCACCATCTTATTCATTTTAGAAATCTGATTGGTCAGAATATAATAATCTGACTTTTCCGTTTTCTTCCCAAGATTAAAACAGGATTTAAGTCCAAAAAACAAAAGCACCATAATACCGGCACCGGCTACAAACGATATAATTGGTTTATAATTTCTCAAATCTATTTAAAAATTTCTTTAATTACAGATGAGTTATCTTTTTTCAGAATTTCAACCAAATCTCTTTCAATATATCCGCTGGTAGGCATTTCTATAATTCTACCCAGTTCTTTTCCATATTGTTTTACAATAATGGTTGGGACTTTTTGGATATTGTAAAGGGTTTCATCTCCGCTGGGAGATTCTTTTTTACGGTTAACAGCAATAATCGTCAGTTTTCCTTCCGGATAACCTACTTCTTCCAATATCTTTATCAGTCTTGGGAAATCTCTGTGACTGTCTTCACACCAGGTTCCCATAAAAACGACAATATCATAGGTTCCTATTTTCTTCTTTTTCAGTTCACTGATCGCCTTCTGATCCAGAGCGTATTCATCGTGTTCCTTTACATACCAATCAGCATAAGGAGCTTTTAAAAACTGCTCTTTCAACTGATGTCCGAGAAGCATTTTCCCATCTTTTTCAGTAGTAACTTCACGATTAACCACTACTTTTTGAGCACTAAGCTGCTGAGTAGCTAGAAATAAACTTGAAGCGGCAACAATATTTGTAATAAATTTTTTCATACTTTATTTCTCAATAATTGACTTTAGATCAGCAGGAGAGTAGTATTTGTTTTTTAGTACTTTATGATCTGCTTTTCTATATACATTGAACTTTTCACCAGATTTCTCATAAAAAGATTCTACACCTTTTTCTTTATAGAATTCAACGGTCTCATTAGCCTGTTCTTCATTATCACAAGCCTTAGACATATTGGAACGCTGAACTTCGTTGAATAGCTCTACAAATTTGCTGCCAAGTCCGAATTCAAGCACAGCACCACTTAAAACATACTGTAGGTCACAAAGTGCATCTGCGATTTCTACGATATCGTTGTCTGCAATGGCTTGCTTTAGTTCATTAAGTTCTTCCTGTAGAAGCTCTACTCTAAGGTTGCATCTTTCTGAAGAAGGAATTTGTGGGGTGTCTAGAATAGGGGCTTTGAAAGTAGTATGGAATTCTGCTACTTGGTTCAAACTATCAATTTTATCCATGAAATTTTTTATTTATCACAAAGATAGAAAACGATTCGGTAATGATGAAATATAGGATGAAAAATAAGAATCATTAAATGAATGATTCTTGATTATCATAACATTGCAAATATAAGGATCTGTGAAAATCAGTGGTTTTAAATTCTAGTTTAAAAGTCACAAAAAAACCACAGCTTTATAGCTATGGTTTAGTATGCTGATGATATTCAGTTACTCAAGTTCCTGATATTCCCAGATTCCGGAGATGTTTAATATTTCCAAACTTGGTTGTTTTTCTCCATAACTGAATATACAAATATAGTTGGTGTTGCAGGATGAACAACGGGTTCCAAAATATAAGGTAGGCAAATCGTTGACGGTTAATTCCCCATAATGCTGCATTCTCTGTGAAGTTTCAGTAATCATTTGATGCTTTAATAACTCAGATTTTGATAATACTTTGTCTTCCTGATAGATTTGAAGAATTGGAAACCCGGACTGATAAGGTGATATTTCTATTCTATTTTCATATCCACATTCACAACAGCTAAACTGTGTGACCGCAGCCGGAATGGCTTCATCATTAATGAATCTTTCTTTTGTAAGCAAAGCTTTTTTTACAATCTTTATCTTTTTTGATATGGAATACATCTTAATTAATTTATTATTGAATAACGGTTCCTTCCAGATTAGGGTATTTTCCACTAGGGCTTTTTTTAATGGTAATTTTTATATACCCTTCTTCTGCTAATTTATTCCAAGTTTTTGGAAATCCGGTATTCATATCAATAGGAATTTTCCACATGGTTTGTTTGCCATTTCCTGTTTGGTTAAACCAGGGAATAATATCTGCCGTTTGGGATTTAAAAGGTAATGCATTAAGAACATCAATCTGGTAATAAAAATCGTATTTATTTTCCGGTTGGTTTAAAGCCCTTTCAGCGAAAGTATATACGTATCCATTAATGATTGGGCTGGTAAAGTTTCCGCCTAGCGTTGGATTTCCGGTTCCATTATAGCTTCCAATAGCACCGCTATATCTGTCATACTTTTGTCCGGCTTGTATTGCTACATCATCTACAATATTGTATCCTCCGTTTGCAGGCGGCCAGCCTCCATTCAGGTTATTGGCCTGAAATAGTTTTTCCAGTTCTTTCCAGTTTCCTTGTTTGTACAGATCAAATGCCTGGATTCTGATGGTTTGATTTACTTTATTATCAGGATCATAAGTAGTAGCAAAGTCATCAGAATTTTTGAAAAATACAATTTTAACCGGGCTCGGTTTAATAATGATTTCTTCTTCTCTTTCATCAGTGCTACAAGCCACAGAAAAAGAGGCAATGGTCAGAAAAAATAAGTACTTCAATAAATGTTTCATATATAAAAAAAATTAAATTATGTGAAATTGATATAAGTATTATCAGGGATACAGCCCAATGTCAAAGCTTCTGTGTAGGAAGATTATCTTTTACATCCTGTACAGTATCGGCTGATTTTCAATATGATGATTTATTTATCATATTAAAAAAAGATCTAAAAGAATAGAGGATGACCCATTGTGAAAAAAGCTATTGAAAACTTCCCCTAAATACAAACGGATAACGGCACAACAAAAAGAATGAAGTTGAGTGGTAAAATTAATTAAAAATATAATTATATATAATATTATTTTAAATAAAACACTATTATTATGATTAATTGAATGAATTTTACTGTTTTAAATAATAAAATATAAAAAACGAGAATCAAACCCAAATAAAAAAGACCACTCTCATGAGCAGTCTTTTCAATTGATATATG from Chryseobacterium indologenes encodes the following:
- a CDS encoding DUF4230 domain-containing protein; amino-acid sequence: MRNYKPIISFVAGAGIMVLLFFGLKSCFNLGKKTEKSDYYILTNQISKMNKMVVIEQNNSSMQKTKMGYEFMGKEVSSNSIITFTKTNAQVSYDLNKMKIEVDSINKKLVITELPDADIKITPSVEIQSMDDSFFNRISEKDIKNVTAKAKETAIKSIDQNQLRSEGRKQLMENLDNIFVLAKALNYTIEDKTGKIGILGL
- a CDS encoding TlpA family protein disulfide reductase, coding for MKKFITNIVAASSLFLATQQLSAQKVVVNREVTTEKDGKMLLGHQLKEQFLKAPYADWYVKEHDEYALDQKAISELKKKKIGTYDIVVFMGTWCEDSHRDFPRLIKILEEVGYPEGKLTIIAVNRKKESPSGDETLYNIQKVPTIIVKQYGKELGRIIEMPTSGYIERDLVEILKKDNSSVIKEIFK
- a CDS encoding nucleoside triphosphate pyrophosphohydrolase family protein, whose amino-acid sequence is MDKIDSLNQVAEFHTTFKAPILDTPQIPSSERCNLRVELLQEELNELKQAIADNDIVEIADALCDLQYVLSGAVLEFGLGSKFVELFNEVQRSNMSKACDNEEQANETVEFYKEKGVESFYEKSGEKFNVYRKADHKVLKNKYYSPADLKSIIEK
- a CDS encoding glycohydrolase toxin TNT-related protein — its product is MKHLLKYLFFLTIASFSVACSTDEREEEIIIKPSPVKIVFFKNSDDFATTYDPDNKVNQTIRIQAFDLYKQGNWKELEKLFQANNLNGGWPPANGGYNIVDDVAIQAGQKYDRYSGAIGSYNGTGNPTLGGNFTSPIINGYVYTFAERALNQPENKYDFYYQIDVLNALPFKSQTADIIPWFNQTGNGKQTMWKIPIDMNTGFPKTWNKLAEEGYIKITIKKSPSGKYPNLEGTVIQ